From a region of the Nonlabens dokdonensis DSW-6 genome:
- a CDS encoding SAM hydrolase/SAM-dependent halogenase family protein, giving the protein MPIITLTTDFGWKDPYVGAVKGAIYKELEGITIVDISHEVAPFNIAEAAYIIKNAYHSFPDGTIHIIGVDAEHTPENKHVAVLLNSHYFICADNGVLALIMSKLRPEKLVEINIHDRISSNFTTLDAFVQTACHIARGGTLEVVGKPINRIRAIHGVIPKIADSKNVIHGQVIYIDNYGNSVTNITKEIFDEIGKGRKFEISARNERFNKIFHRYSDLINFNDKENKRDVDGKGLVLFNSSDHLELATYKSNPLTVGSASTLFGLQINAPVIITFVES; this is encoded by the coding sequence ATGCCTATAATTACTCTTACTACTGATTTTGGATGGAAAGATCCATACGTGGGAGCGGTTAAAGGTGCTATTTATAAAGAATTAGAGGGAATTACTATTGTGGACATCTCTCACGAGGTAGCGCCTTTTAATATTGCTGAAGCTGCTTATATTATTAAAAATGCCTATCATTCTTTTCCTGATGGCACGATTCACATTATAGGTGTAGATGCAGAGCATACTCCAGAAAATAAACATGTCGCAGTACTTCTGAATTCGCATTATTTTATATGTGCTGACAATGGCGTTCTTGCATTGATAATGAGTAAATTAAGACCTGAAAAATTAGTCGAAATCAATATTCACGATAGGATTTCTTCTAACTTTACCACTCTAGATGCCTTTGTACAAACTGCCTGCCACATAGCTCGTGGAGGTACTCTTGAAGTAGTAGGCAAACCTATTAATCGCATAAGAGCCATTCACGGCGTCATTCCAAAAATAGCAGACAGTAAAAACGTTATTCACGGTCAAGTGATTTACATTGATAATTACGGTAATTCGGTTACTAATATTACTAAGGAAATCTTTGACGAAATAGGAAAAGGACGCAAATTTGAGATTTCGGCGCGTAATGAAAGGTTTAATAAAATATTTCATCGTTACAGTGACTTAATTAATTTTAACGATAAAGAAAATAAACGAGATGTAGATGGAAAAGGTCTTGTTTTATTCAATAGTTCAGATCATTTAGAACTGGCCACATATAAATCAAATCCGCTTACGGTGGGTAGTGCGAGCACCTTGTTTGGTCTTCAAATAAATGCTCCTGTAATAATAACTTTTGTAGAATCATGA
- a CDS encoding putative signal transducing protein, with product MSTYVKVKSGSSIEINRWIAILEENKIPNLIKNAHESGRLAGFGTSGGSVDLYVQEADIKKVEELFH from the coding sequence ATGTCTACATACGTAAAAGTAAAATCTGGTAGTTCTATTGAAATCAATAGATGGATTGCAATTCTGGAAGAAAATAAGATTCCTAATCTCATAAAAAACGCTCATGAATCTGGTAGGCTTGCCGGATTTGGCACTTCCGGCGGAAGCGTAGATTTATATGTTCAAGAAGCCGATATTAAAAAAGTCGAAGAATTATTTCATTAG
- a CDS encoding TonB-dependent receptor, with amino-acid sequence MKNTICFILLLVGSYSLAQIKFQGVVRDSSKQVLELATVVAFDKATNALESYKSTDELGKFLLTLKKNTAYKIQISYVGMQTLEDSIFTKEADIVKDYVLQSESTLDAVEIVYEMPVTIKGDTVTYNADSFKNGSERKLEDVLENLPGVEINEDGQIEVEGKVVNKLMVNGKDFFDGDTKLASKNIPSKAVDKIQVLRNYSEVGQLRGVTNNQDNIALNIKLKEGKENFWFGDVTVGGGSSPDEGLYLIQPKLFYYNPKYSVNFIGDLNNIGEVALNRRDIRNLSGGFRAPSRSSGTDINLGDNSLNFLTNQNNAIEIDTRLATANFSYAPNPALDLSGFAIFNSSKIRSRETSFVQYTNLTLGIPDEATEQTSEERSNQGIVKLSASYQPNFSNQMDYDIIGRISNDEQNRRLFSSVLGDTRQREEVSPYSINQNLNYYYTLDENNIFSLEAQHVLKNEDPFYNAILENDPDPDADPNFPDDDEYDATAAGLGLDQSLDNYNLGQNRRIESNQLDAKIDWFNILNTKSNINVTLGTIISRQQFNSSLFQFLDDGSQFDPTPTINDGLDVNDTEYNFSDIYLGARYRVKTGKFTITPGVSVHAYGNKNTQQGQTFEENFFRVLPEFETRIQFKKSEALTLRYDMRNQFTDVTRLARGIVLNNFNNIQFGEPDLQNALSHNVNLIYTSFNLFNYTNVFARASYSSNIDQIRNLTDFESVIRTNTFFNSNFADESVNVSGRVQRTFGKIRASLRAGFNYSKINQFIQGQRSLNEGFTQSYTPSIRTNFKVAPNVTLSYRYSVVDNNQGGRETQFITQSPSIDVDAYIWKAVTFRTNYSYTNQNLGNGQSQSFQNWDASLAYRKDRDAKFEYEVKATNLLDIDSQVRNSANNFSVFTSETFILPRFVTFRVVYSL; translated from the coding sequence CTGAAAAATACAATATGCTTTATCCTACTTCTTGTAGGTAGTTATTCCCTTGCTCAAATCAAATTTCAAGGTGTAGTACGAGATAGTTCAAAGCAAGTTTTAGAACTTGCTACAGTAGTAGCTTTTGATAAAGCTACTAACGCTTTGGAATCCTACAAATCTACAGACGAGTTAGGAAAATTCCTCTTAACTCTTAAAAAGAACACAGCTTATAAAATCCAAATAAGCTACGTAGGAATGCAAACCTTAGAAGACTCCATTTTTACTAAAGAAGCTGATATTGTTAAGGATTATGTACTTCAATCAGAAAGTACTCTGGATGCCGTAGAAATAGTTTATGAAATGCCAGTAACCATAAAAGGAGATACGGTTACCTATAACGCCGATTCCTTTAAAAACGGTTCTGAAAGAAAACTAGAAGATGTTTTAGAAAATTTACCAGGAGTAGAAATCAATGAAGACGGACAGATTGAAGTAGAAGGTAAGGTAGTCAATAAACTCATGGTAAACGGAAAGGATTTCTTTGATGGAGATACTAAACTTGCCTCAAAAAACATTCCTTCTAAAGCGGTAGATAAAATCCAAGTATTACGCAACTATTCTGAAGTTGGTCAATTGCGCGGAGTTACTAATAATCAAGATAATATTGCATTAAACATTAAATTAAAAGAAGGGAAAGAAAATTTTTGGTTTGGAGACGTTACCGTAGGTGGAGGAAGTTCGCCTGATGAAGGACTTTATCTCATACAACCCAAGCTTTTTTACTACAACCCAAAGTACAGTGTTAATTTTATTGGAGATTTAAACAATATAGGAGAGGTAGCCCTAAACAGAAGAGATATTAGAAATCTATCCGGAGGTTTCAGAGCACCTAGTCGCAGCAGTGGAACTGATATCAATCTAGGCGATAACAGCTTAAATTTCTTAACAAATCAAAATAACGCCATCGAGATTGACACTAGACTTGCGACGGCAAACTTTAGTTATGCTCCTAATCCAGCACTAGATTTAAGCGGTTTTGCCATTTTTAATAGTAGTAAAATACGTTCAAGAGAGACCAGTTTTGTGCAATACACAAATCTTACTTTAGGTATTCCAGATGAAGCAACTGAGCAAACCAGTGAAGAACGATCTAATCAAGGTATTGTTAAATTAAGTGCTTCCTATCAGCCAAATTTTAGTAATCAAATGGATTACGATATCATCGGTCGTATTTCTAATGATGAGCAAAATCGGCGCTTATTTTCATCGGTCTTAGGCGATACAAGACAAAGAGAAGAAGTATCTCCTTACAGCATTAATCAAAACTTAAATTATTACTACACTCTAGATGAGAATAATATCTTCTCATTAGAGGCGCAACATGTTTTGAAAAATGAAGATCCTTTTTACAATGCGATTTTAGAAAACGATCCCGATCCAGATGCAGATCCCAATTTTCCAGACGATGATGAATATGATGCCACAGCAGCAGGATTAGGTCTCGATCAATCTTTAGATAATTATAATCTAGGTCAAAATAGGCGCATAGAATCAAATCAACTAGACGCTAAAATCGACTGGTTTAACATCTTAAATACAAAAAGTAATATCAACGTTACTTTAGGAACTATTATTAGTCGTCAACAGTTCAACTCTTCTTTATTTCAATTTCTTGATGATGGTTCTCAATTTGATCCTACACCTACAATTAACGATGGACTTGACGTTAACGATACCGAGTATAATTTTAGTGATATTTATTTAGGAGCTCGTTACCGAGTTAAAACCGGAAAATTTACCATCACACCAGGAGTTTCGGTACACGCGTACGGGAATAAGAATACGCAACAAGGTCAGACGTTTGAAGAAAACTTCTTTAGAGTTTTACCGGAGTTTGAAACAAGAATTCAATTCAAAAAAAGTGAAGCACTTACTTTAAGATATGATATGCGCAATCAGTTTACTGATGTAACACGACTGGCAAGAGGAATCGTTTTAAATAATTTCAATAATATCCAATTTGGAGAGCCAGATTTACAAAATGCCTTATCACACAATGTAAATCTTATTTATACGAGTTTTAACCTCTTCAACTATACTAACGTTTTTGCAAGAGCTTCTTATTCAAGTAATATCGATCAAATTAGAAATCTAACCGATTTTGAAAGTGTTATTCGTACCAATACATTTTTCAACTCTAACTTTGCAGATGAGAGCGTAAATGTATCAGGTCGTGTGCAACGTACTTTTGGGAAAATTAGAGCAAGTTTAAGAGCTGGATTTAATTATAGTAAAATCAACCAATTCATTCAAGGGCAGCGATCGCTTAATGAAGGTTTTACACAATCTTATACACCTAGTATAAGAACAAATTTTAAAGTAGCACCTAATGTTACTTTAAGTTATCGTTACAGTGTTGTCGATAACAATCAAGGTGGTAGAGAGACTCAATTTATAACTCAATCTCCATCCATAGATGTAGATGCCTACATTTGGAAAGCAGTTACCTTTAGAACTAATTATTCTTATACAAATCAAAACTTAGGAAATGGGCAGTCTCAATCATTTCAAAATTGGGATGCAAGTCTTGCATATAGGAAAGATCGCGACGCAAAATTTGAATATGAAGTTAAAGCTACTAACTTACTCGATATAGATTCACAGGTAAGAAACAGCGCAAATAACTTTTCTGTTTTTACTTCTGAGACTTTTATCCTTCCTCGTTTTGTGACCTTTAGAGTGGTTTATAGTTTATAA
- a CDS encoding sulfotransferase family 2 domain-containing protein: protein MIISHQYKLIFIHVHRTGGSSISNLLRDQFGKNNEEIDQHSNVCDLGVDYFKKLSGYYVFGFTRNPWDRLLSWYLLLHQNNPLELSKEQLRFENFIEKDLILKDRTNYFHYNALDYFSSQDGENVPFHIFKYEEIESSLKKVFDQFNLELHEIPVLNTTAVKDKRLFYTAKSQQLIAQKCKKDIDYFNYTF from the coding sequence ATGATCATATCGCATCAGTACAAATTGATTTTTATACATGTCCATAGAACTGGAGGAAGTTCTATTTCTAATCTCCTGAGAGATCAGTTTGGAAAGAACAATGAAGAAATTGACCAACATTCTAATGTATGTGATTTAGGAGTGGATTATTTTAAAAAACTTTCAGGATATTATGTTTTTGGTTTTACAAGAAATCCGTGGGATCGATTGCTATCATGGTATTTGTTGTTACATCAAAATAATCCTTTAGAGTTATCAAAAGAGCAGTTGAGATTTGAAAATTTTATAGAAAAAGACCTAATTTTAAAAGACCGAACCAACTATTTTCATTACAACGCTTTAGATTATTTTTCTTCTCAGGATGGAGAAAATGTACCTTTTCATATTTTTAAATATGAAGAGATAGAGTCCAGCCTTAAAAAAGTTTTTGATCAATTTAATCTAGAGTTACATGAGATTCCTGTGCTTAACACCACTGCAGTAAAGGATAAAAGACTTTTTTATACTGCAAAATCTCAACAGTTAATTGCACAAAAATGTAAAAAGGATATTGATTATTTCAATTATACGTTTTAA
- the ychF gene encoding redox-regulated ATPase YchF, which translates to MKAGIVGLPNVGKSTLFNCLSNAKAQSANFPFCTIEPNVGVVNVPDPRLEKLEELVNPEKVIPATVEIVDIAGLVKGASKGEGLGNQFLGNIRETDAIIHVLRCFNNDNIVHVDGSVDPIRDKETIDIELQLKDLETVDKKLEKVKRAARTGNKEAVKEEEALLKVKDALESGVSVRAVELSDEVRADFIKPLQFITDKPVLYLCNVDDDAAVTGNAYVDQVKEAVKDENAEVLVLAVGTEADITELDDYEERKEFLSDMGLEEPGSAKLIRSAYKLLNQQTYFTAGVKEVRAWTINIGSTAPQAAGVIHTDFEKGFIRAEVIKYDTYVEYGSEAKVKEAGKLKVEGKEYIVQDGDVMHFLFNV; encoded by the coding sequence ATGAAAGCTGGAATCGTAGGACTACCTAACGTAGGTAAATCAACACTTTTTAACTGTTTGTCAAATGCAAAAGCACAAAGCGCCAACTTTCCGTTTTGTACTATAGAACCTAATGTAGGCGTGGTAAATGTACCAGATCCTAGACTTGAAAAATTAGAAGAGCTGGTAAATCCAGAGAAGGTGATTCCTGCAACCGTGGAGATAGTAGATATTGCTGGTCTTGTTAAAGGTGCAAGTAAAGGTGAAGGGTTAGGAAATCAGTTTTTAGGAAACATACGCGAGACAGACGCGATTATTCACGTATTGCGTTGTTTTAATAATGATAATATCGTCCACGTAGATGGTAGTGTAGATCCTATCCGTGATAAAGAAACAATCGATATTGAATTACAGCTTAAAGATCTAGAAACAGTCGATAAAAAGCTAGAGAAAGTAAAACGTGCAGCGAGAACTGGTAATAAAGAAGCGGTCAAAGAAGAAGAGGCTTTGTTGAAAGTCAAGGACGCGCTAGAATCTGGAGTTTCAGTACGAGCAGTAGAATTAAGCGATGAAGTACGAGCAGATTTTATCAAACCATTACAATTTATTACAGATAAACCAGTATTATATCTTTGTAACGTAGATGACGATGCAGCAGTAACTGGTAATGCTTATGTAGATCAAGTTAAAGAGGCTGTAAAAGATGAAAATGCAGAAGTTCTTGTTCTTGCGGTAGGAACTGAGGCAGATATCACGGAGCTTGATGATTATGAAGAGCGTAAAGAATTCTTATCGGACATGGGTCTTGAAGAACCAGGAAGTGCTAAGTTGATACGTAGTGCTTATAAATTACTGAATCAGCAAACCTACTTTACCGCTGGTGTTAAAGAAGTACGAGCATGGACTATAAACATAGGCTCTACAGCGCCACAGGCAGCTGGAGTAATCCATACTGATTTTGAAAAAGGATTTATACGTGCTGAGGTAATTAAATATGATACCTACGTAGAATATGGCTCTGAAGCAAAAGTAAAAGAAGCTGGAAAACTAAAAGTTGAAGGAAAGGAATACATCGTTCAAGATGGTGATGTGATGCATTTCTTGTTTAACGTATAG
- a CDS encoding addiction module protein translates to MTTLDLKNSVLEYVNNADDRLLKMIKAIAETYQSEEDFTLSKKQYEILDQRRTLHESGKSKSYSWQEIKTSINNSSS, encoded by the coding sequence ATGACAACTCTAGATTTAAAAAACTCTGTATTAGAATATGTCAATAATGCTGATGATCGTCTTTTAAAAATGATAAAAGCAATAGCGGAGACATACCAGAGTGAAGAGGATTTTACTTTGTCAAAAAAGCAATATGAAATACTAGATCAAAGAAGAACATTACATGAAAGTGGAAAAAGTAAATCCTACAGCTGGCAAGAAATAAAAACTTCTATAAATAACTCTAGTAGCTAA
- a CDS encoding GLPGLI family protein, whose protein sequence is MKTIFFVLSVVASFLILPVDEASADFKGQAVYISKTKMDLGSWGARMSEAQKKQAAARLKNRLEKTYTLNFTKTESTFEEEDKLDAMSGATDSWGNNFTPGDQYKNIKEKSLLQSQEFYGKKFLVKDELLNIDWKMGSETKQIGKYNCFKAMATIPTADLSWYDFSWAELRKKESEDGEEAAEDMTLVEAWYTLEVPVSHGPAEYWGLPGLILEVSSGNTTMLCTKIVINPKEEISIEAPDNGKEITKKDYKATIVRKMTEMMNNRGRRRG, encoded by the coding sequence ATGAAAACCATCTTTTTTGTACTTAGTGTAGTAGCTTCATTTTTAATCCTTCCTGTCGACGAGGCATCTGCTGATTTTAAAGGTCAAGCCGTTTATATTTCAAAAACCAAAATGGATTTAGGATCTTGGGGAGCTAGAATGAGTGAGGCGCAAAAAAAGCAAGCAGCTGCAAGATTGAAAAATCGTTTAGAAAAAACTTACACGCTCAATTTTACAAAAACAGAATCTACTTTTGAAGAAGAAGACAAGCTAGACGCTATGTCTGGAGCAACAGACTCTTGGGGAAATAACTTTACACCTGGCGATCAGTATAAAAACATTAAAGAAAAGTCTTTATTACAAAGTCAAGAATTTTACGGTAAAAAATTCTTAGTTAAAGATGAGTTGTTGAACATAGACTGGAAAATGGGTTCTGAAACAAAACAGATAGGAAAGTACAATTGCTTTAAAGCTATGGCAACTATTCCTACAGCAGACTTGTCATGGTATGATTTTTCTTGGGCAGAATTGAGAAAAAAAGAAAGTGAAGATGGAGAAGAAGCAGCAGAAGACATGACTCTAGTAGAAGCCTGGTACACATTAGAAGTTCCAGTAAGTCATGGACCAGCTGAGTATTGGGGACTTCCGGGATTAATCCTAGAAGTTAGTTCTGGTAATACTACTATGTTATGTACAAAAATCGTGATCAACCCTAAGGAGGAAATTAGTATAGAAGCTCCAGATAACGGAAAAGAAATTACTAAGAAAGATTACAAGGCAACAATCGTAAGAAAGATGACAGAAATGATGAATAATAGAGGAAGAAGACGCGGTTAA
- a CDS encoding type II toxin-antitoxin system RelE/ParE family toxin, with amino-acid sequence MYSLEIKEEARLQITDVFHYYESKRLGLGDLFLNHLENYFKRIIENPEHFPEKRKPYREAYLKRFPFLVIYTIEETKIIIYAVFNTSRNPDKK; translated from the coding sequence ATGTATTCTTTAGAAATAAAGGAAGAGGCTCGATTACAAATTACCGATGTTTTTCATTATTATGAAAGTAAACGTTTAGGTTTAGGAGACTTATTTTTAAATCATCTTGAGAACTATTTTAAAAGAATAATAGAAAATCCAGAACATTTTCCTGAAAAAAGAAAACCTTATAGAGAAGCCTACTTAAAACGTTTTCCATTTTTAGTTATTTATACAATAGAAGAGACTAAAATAATTATTTACGCAGTATTTAATACCTCTAGGAATCCAGATAAAAAATAG
- a CDS encoding PhoH family protein → MNELIIDLSETNPREFFGVKNTNLAFLKSHFPKLKIVARGSKIKVYGDEEQLGEFDKRIQLMLNHFGKYNKIDVNVMERLLTTDSDHHEIVKGNDDVLVHGNSGMLIRPKTPNQRKLIELTKKNDMVFAVGPAGTGKTYIGVALAVKALKEKRIKRIIITRPAVEAGENLGFLPGDLKEKLDPYMQPIYDALRDMIPAERLATYIEKGIIQIAPLAFMRGRTLDQAYVILDESQNTTHAQMKMFLTRMGKDAKFFITGDPGQIDLPRRVISGLKEALLILKNVDGVGMMYLDDSDVVRHRLVKKVVAAYKEIENRN, encoded by the coding sequence TTGAACGAACTTATCATTGACCTATCAGAAACTAATCCAAGGGAATTTTTTGGAGTAAAGAATACAAATCTTGCTTTTCTAAAATCTCATTTTCCTAAACTCAAAATTGTTGCTCGAGGCAGCAAAATAAAAGTCTACGGTGATGAAGAGCAACTAGGTGAATTTGATAAACGCATCCAGTTGATGTTAAACCATTTTGGTAAATACAATAAGATCGACGTAAACGTCATGGAGCGACTGCTCACTACAGATAGTGATCATCATGAAATAGTTAAAGGAAATGATGACGTGCTGGTTCACGGTAATTCCGGAATGTTGATACGTCCTAAAACACCTAACCAGCGCAAGTTGATCGAGCTTACTAAGAAAAACGATATGGTTTTTGCGGTAGGTCCTGCTGGAACTGGTAAAACCTATATAGGCGTGGCGCTTGCAGTAAAAGCCTTAAAAGAGAAACGCATCAAAAGAATAATCATCACGCGACCTGCGGTTGAAGCTGGTGAGAATTTAGGATTTTTACCTGGCGATCTTAAAGAAAAGCTAGATCCTTATATGCAGCCTATTTATGATGCATTGCGTGATATGATTCCTGCAGAGCGACTTGCTACTTACATAGAAAAAGGAATTATTCAAATTGCACCATTAGCATTTATGCGCGGTAGAACTCTAGATCAGGCTTATGTCATACTTGATGAGTCTCAAAATACCACTCATGCACAAATGAAAATGTTTTTAACTCGTATGGGAAAAGACGCTAAGTTTTTTATCACCGGCGATCCAGGACAGATCGATTTACCTCGACGCGTTATTTCTGGATTAAAGGAAGCATTGTTAATTCTTAAAAATGTAGACGGAGTAGGAATGATGTACCTCGATGATAGCGATGTAGTACGACATAGACTCGTCAAAAAAGTAGTTGCCGCTTACAAAGAAATAGAGAATAGGAATTAA
- a CDS encoding putative quinol monooxygenase, whose translation MIVRIVNMHFKETAVGKFQNMFDAYKEQIRNQPGCSFLELYQDMEDEQRFYTYSYWKDEEALNNYRKSALFQEVWPQTKAMFDEKPQANSVVKIHSLL comes from the coding sequence ATGATTGTACGTATAGTAAATATGCATTTTAAAGAAACCGCTGTCGGTAAATTTCAAAATATGTTTGATGCTTATAAAGAACAAATAAGAAATCAACCTGGATGTAGTTTTCTAGAATTGTATCAAGATATGGAAGATGAACAGCGATTCTATACTTATAGCTACTGGAAAGATGAAGAAGCATTAAATAATTATAGAAAAAGTGCGTTATTTCAAGAAGTATGGCCACAAACTAAAGCTATGTTTGATGAAAAACCACAAGCAAATTCTGTAGTAAAAATCCACAGCCTTTTATGA
- the gldF gene encoding gliding motility-associated ABC transporter permease subunit GldF → MKAIFIKELNGFFSSLTGYLVIGIFLIITSLFIFIFKGEYNILDYGFADLAPFFLIIPWLFMFLIPAVTMRSFTVERNLGTLEMLSTRPISTKKLIGGKYLAALVLIIIALIPTLIYVYSLGQLGETPNNLDYGSTFGSYLGAILLAMSYTSIGVFSSTVTSNQIVAFLLAAVLCFIFYFGFDGLNNYLADNDFLASLGLKYHYESMARGVLDTRDVIYFLSVAVLFFALSEISLKTILSKR, encoded by the coding sequence ATGAAAGCCATTTTTATCAAAGAACTAAACGGTTTCTTTTCCAGTCTTACTGGTTATCTAGTGATAGGAATATTTCTCATCATCACCAGTCTCTTTATTTTTATTTTTAAAGGTGAGTATAACATTCTGGATTATGGTTTTGCAGATCTTGCTCCCTTCTTTTTAATTATTCCATGGTTGTTTATGTTTTTAATTCCAGCAGTAACTATGCGCAGTTTTACCGTAGAACGTAATCTAGGAACACTAGAAATGTTAAGCACAAGACCTATATCAACTAAGAAATTGATCGGAGGTAAGTATCTGGCGGCGTTAGTACTTATTATCATTGCTTTGATTCCTACGTTGATTTATGTGTACAGTTTAGGTCAGCTAGGAGAAACGCCAAATAATCTAGACTACGGCAGCACATTCGGTAGTTATCTAGGTGCTATTTTACTGGCTATGAGTTACACATCCATAGGAGTTTTTAGCTCTACGGTAACTTCTAATCAGATTGTGGCGTTTTTACTTGCAGCTGTCCTATGCTTTATATTTTATTTTGGCTTTGATGGCTTAAACAATTACCTAGCCGACAATGATTTTCTGGCCTCTCTCGGTCTCAAATACCACTATGAAAGTATGGCCAGAGGAGTTCTTGATACTCGTGACGTGATCTACTTCTTAAGTGTTGCTGTTTTATTTTTCGCTTTAAGCGAAATTTCACTAAAAACCATCTTATCAAAACGATAA
- the gldG gene encoding gliding motility-associated ABC transporter substrate-binding protein GldG, translating into MKKTYTSFILVLIVLIIVNIAARSIYKRFDLTKDNRYTVSADTEKILKQAYKPIVIDVFLDGELPSEFRKLKLETGQFLEELAALHPNLKYDFLNPIEDATPAETEQITAQLLSNGVKGAVATIQEGGKSTNVTVFPYALILYDGKTTAVPLLKTVARATAEERVNSSIQQLEYQFADGLRKASLEKDKTVAFLRDSDELSDVRIGDFIGSVNEYYNTRPFGIEFLTTNDTIAPQQVLEVMNKFDLIIDPKPTAPYSETKKYLLDQYLMQGGKMLLAVDPIVMENDSLSNEQRKAYPLPRKLNLDDMLFRYGLRLNNGLVKDLKHAPLALATGQGRNTQYEAYAWPYYPISKTSKDTSATAQFITKNLEDVKFEYTGSIDTLKNGIRKTILLSTSDKAKELTLPTVVSLNEIGKEVVIESYNKSNLPLAVLAEGSFTSAYKNRVKPVDLNNPTDEGKEAAIVLIADGDVLKNQVLRGEPQELGFDIRTGQLYGNKEFLMNTINYLLDDTGLIKLRNKDIQVPFLDSKKVIDEKFKWQFINTVLPLLIVAGFGFVFMWLRKRKYQA; encoded by the coding sequence ATGAAAAAAACATATACCAGTTTTATCTTAGTACTCATCGTTCTCATAATCGTAAATATTGCCGCGCGATCTATTTACAAACGTTTTGACCTTACTAAAGATAATCGATATACTGTAAGCGCAGACACTGAAAAGATTCTAAAACAAGCCTACAAACCTATCGTAATTGATGTATTTCTAGATGGTGAGTTACCTAGCGAATTCAGAAAATTAAAATTGGAAACAGGACAATTTCTTGAAGAACTTGCTGCCTTGCATCCTAATTTAAAATACGATTTTCTCAACCCTATCGAGGATGCAACTCCAGCCGAAACAGAACAAATTACCGCTCAGCTTTTAAGTAATGGAGTGAAAGGTGCTGTTGCCACTATTCAAGAAGGAGGAAAAAGCACCAATGTCACTGTTTTTCCATATGCACTGATCCTTTATGACGGTAAAACAACTGCCGTACCATTATTGAAAACCGTAGCACGCGCCACAGCAGAAGAACGCGTTAATTCCAGCATCCAGCAATTAGAATATCAATTTGCCGATGGACTACGTAAAGCTTCACTAGAAAAAGATAAAACGGTTGCTTTCTTAAGAGATAGCGATGAATTATCAGATGTGCGCATCGGTGATTTTATAGGTAGCGTGAACGAATACTACAACACGCGACCTTTTGGAATCGAGTTTTTGACAACTAACGATACGATAGCACCGCAACAGGTTCTTGAGGTGATGAATAAATTTGACCTCATCATTGACCCTAAACCAACAGCACCTTATTCGGAAACTAAAAAATATTTGCTGGATCAATACCTTATGCAAGGTGGTAAAATGTTGCTAGCTGTTGACCCTATTGTGATGGAAAATGATAGTCTTTCAAATGAACAACGAAAAGCTTATCCGCTGCCTAGAAAATTGAATCTGGACGATATGCTTTTCAGATATGGTTTGAGGTTGAACAATGGTCTGGTAAAAGATTTGAAACATGCACCACTAGCTCTTGCCACTGGACAAGGAAGAAACACCCAATACGAGGCTTACGCATGGCCTTACTACCCTATTTCTAAAACTTCAAAAGATACCAGCGCTACAGCTCAATTTATAACAAAGAACTTAGAAGATGTAAAATTTGAATATACTGGTAGCATCGATACATTGAAAAATGGAATCCGTAAAACGATATTACTGAGCACATCTGATAAAGCAAAAGAATTGACTTTACCTACTGTTGTTTCTCTTAATGAGATAGGGAAAGAAGTTGTGATAGAGTCTTATAACAAATCCAACTTACCACTTGCGGTACTTGCAGAAGGTTCTTTTACCAGCGCCTACAAAAATCGTGTAAAACCAGTTGATTTAAATAATCCTACTGATGAAGGAAAAGAAGCTGCAATTGTCCTTATAGCCGATGGTGATGTGTTGAAAAACCAGGTACTGAGAGGTGAACCACAAGAATTAGGTTTTGACATCAGGACAGGACAACTCTACGGTAACAAAGAGTTTCTCATGAATACGATCAACTATCTTCTAGACGATACTGGTTTGATCAAATTACGAAATAAGGACATTCAAGTTCCTTTTTTAGATTCTAAAAAGGTGATTGATGAAAAGTTTAAATGGCAGTTTATCAATACCGTATTACCGCTTTTGATAGTTGCAGGATTTGGTTTTGTTTTTATGTGGTTGAGAAAGAGGAAGTATCAAGCTTAA